A DNA window from Pseudomonas resinovorans NBRC 106553 contains the following coding sequences:
- the hscB gene encoding co-chaperone HscB, with protein MGTPCHFALFDLKPGYRLDLDQLAARYRELARAVHPDRFADATEREQRLALERAAQLNDAYQTLKSGPRRALYLLAVSGRELPLEATVQDPQFLLQQMQWREELEDLHDSADLDGVAAFKRRLKTAQGELDGDFAECWNDPERREEAERVVRRMQFLDKLTHEVRQLEEHLDN; from the coding sequence GTGGGAACTCCCTGTCATTTCGCCCTGTTCGACCTGAAGCCGGGTTATCGACTGGATCTTGACCAGCTTGCGGCGCGTTATCGCGAGCTGGCGCGTGCCGTCCATCCCGACCGTTTCGCCGATGCTACCGAGCGCGAGCAGCGCCTGGCGCTGGAGCGCGCCGCCCAGCTCAACGATGCCTACCAGACGCTCAAGAGTGGGCCGCGACGGGCGCTGTACCTGCTAGCCGTCAGTGGGCGCGAGCTGCCGCTCGAAGCCACGGTGCAGGACCCGCAGTTCCTGCTGCAGCAGATGCAGTGGCGTGAGGAACTGGAAGACTTGCATGACAGTGCCGACCTTGATGGCGTGGCTGCGTTCAAGCGCCGCCTCAAGACTGCGCAGGGCGAGCTGGATGGCGACTTCGCCGAGTGCTGGAACGATCCCGAGCGCCGCGAAGAGGCCGAGCGTGTGGTGCGCCGCATGCAGTTCCTCGACAAGCTGACCCACGAAGTGCGCCAACTGGAAGAGCACCTCGACAATTAA
- the iscA gene encoding iron-sulfur cluster assembly protein IscA has translation MAISMTESAARHVQRSLEGRGKGEGIRLGVRTTGCSGLAYVLEFVDELAAEDMVFESHGVKVIIDPKSLTYLDGTELDFVREGLNEGFKFNNPNVRGECGCGESFNV, from the coding sequence ATGGCCATCAGCATGACTGAATCCGCCGCCCGCCATGTGCAGCGTTCCCTCGAGGGGCGCGGCAAGGGTGAAGGTATCCGTCTGGGGGTGCGTACGACTGGCTGCTCCGGTCTTGCCTATGTGCTGGAGTTCGTCGATGAACTGGCTGCCGAAGACATGGTCTTCGAGAGTCATGGCGTCAAGGTGATCATCGATCCCAAGAGCCTGACCTATCTCGATGGCACTGAATTGGACTTCGTTCGCGAAGGGCTCAATGAAGGCTTCAAGTTCAATAACCCGAACGTGCGCGGCGAATGCGGCTGCGGCGAGAGCTTTAACGTCTGA
- the iscX gene encoding Fe-S cluster assembly protein IscX, producing the protein MSLKWTDVLEIAIQLAESKPEVDPRYVNFVDLHNWVLALPEFSDDPQRGGEKVLEAIQAAWIEEAD; encoded by the coding sequence ATGAGCTTGAAATGGACCGATGTGCTGGAAATCGCCATTCAACTGGCGGAATCCAAGCCGGAAGTCGACCCGCGCTACGTCAACTTCGTCGACCTGCACAACTGGGTCCTGGCCCTGCCGGAGTTTTCCGACGACCCGCAGCGCGGCGGCGAGAAGGTCCTGGAGGCCATCCAGGCGGCCTGGATCGAAGAAGCCGACTGA
- a CDS encoding YfgM family protein: protein MQTEEEQIAQVKDWWQRNGKPMLTGGALALVVVFGWQAWQKYQGNQAQGASIVYQQLLETALNPSGTPDAAKVAELAGKLKSDFGGTHYAQYGSLFVAKVAVEAGKLDDAAAELKAVLDKPADKTLGELARQRLARVLAAQGKAEDALKLLDGDADKAFLASREELKGDLLVQLGRADDAHAAYQKAKAALPEDAAVGGLQMKLDDLAKGDA, encoded by the coding sequence ATGCAGACTGAAGAAGAACAGATTGCGCAGGTCAAGGACTGGTGGCAGCGCAACGGCAAACCCATGCTCACTGGCGGCGCCCTGGCGCTGGTAGTGGTCTTCGGTTGGCAAGCCTGGCAGAAATACCAGGGCAACCAGGCCCAGGGCGCGTCCATCGTCTACCAGCAACTGCTGGAGACCGCGCTCAATCCCAGCGGCACCCCGGATGCGGCGAAGGTCGCTGAGCTGGCCGGCAAGCTGAAGAGCGATTTCGGCGGCACCCATTACGCCCAGTACGGCAGCCTGTTCGTGGCCAAGGTCGCGGTCGAGGCCGGCAAGCTGGACGATGCCGCCGCCGAACTCAAGGCCGTGCTCGACAAGCCCGCCGACAAGACCCTGGGCGAGCTGGCTCGCCAGCGTCTGGCGCGTGTCCTGGCTGCCCAGGGCAAGGCCGAAGATGCCCTCAAGCTGCTGGATGGCGATGCCGACAAGGCCTTCCTCGCCAGCCGCGAAGAACTCAAGGGCGACCTGCTGGTACAGCTGGGTCGTGCCGACGACGCGCACGCCGCCTACCAGAAGGCCAAGGCTGCGCTGCCGGAAGATGCCGCCGTGGGCGGCCTGCAGATGAAGCTCGACGACCTGGCAAAAGGGGACGCGTGA
- a CDS encoding RodZ family helix-turn-helix domain-containing protein: MMKASHPEAVAATRANPGETLRLGRESKNLSLGEVARHLNLTEHSLRRLEAGDFDQLPGHTFARGYVRAYAKLLGMDQAALVAEFDHYTGTDAKGSSVHSLGRIEEPVRLSQSVLRIFSFIVLVALGGVGFFWWQEHSSRNNDEAASVNMEHVEVESADGTTQIHPLDEPEDQAVAEAQEGQAPVPPQVSPETAAQPEQPVAEGAAAQPTGETAPVAPVAPVVPALAAAPTAPAAPTTQSSAPVAAVPSVPAATQPTAPTAPTAPATTPAPAAEAAAPVVAQQGEGVVSIQFTANCWTQVTDANGKVLVSGLKRTGDKLEVAGRAPLEVRLGYARGAQLSFNGQPVDVSPYVRGETARLKLGQ, translated from the coding sequence ATGATGAAAGCGTCGCATCCCGAAGCTGTAGCGGCGACTCGCGCCAACCCGGGTGAAACCCTGCGTCTGGGCCGTGAGAGCAAGAATCTGAGCCTGGGCGAAGTCGCCCGTCACCTGAACCTGACCGAGCATTCCCTGCGCCGGCTCGAGGCCGGTGATTTCGACCAGTTGCCCGGCCACACCTTCGCCCGTGGTTACGTGCGCGCCTACGCCAAGCTGCTGGGCATGGACCAGGCGGCCCTGGTAGCCGAGTTCGACCATTACACCGGTACCGATGCCAAGGGCAGCAGCGTGCACAGCCTGGGTCGCATCGAAGAGCCGGTGCGCCTGTCCCAGAGCGTGCTGCGCATCTTCAGTTTCATTGTCCTCGTCGCCCTTGGCGGCGTCGGTTTCTTCTGGTGGCAGGAGCATTCCAGCCGCAATAACGACGAAGCCGCCAGCGTGAACATGGAACACGTGGAAGTGGAGAGTGCCGACGGCACCACCCAGATCCATCCCCTGGATGAGCCGGAAGACCAGGCCGTTGCCGAGGCCCAGGAAGGCCAGGCGCCGGTTCCGCCCCAGGTATCCCCGGAAACCGCCGCCCAGCCGGAACAGCCGGTGGCCGAAGGCGCGGCTGCCCAGCCCACGGGTGAAACCGCTCCGGTAGCGCCGGTAGCCCCCGTCGTGCCCGCCCTAGCCGCCGCGCCCACTGCTCCCGCCGCTCCGACGACCCAGTCTTCCGCGCCTGTCGCCGCCGTGCCCAGCGTTCCCGCTGCCACCCAGCCGACCGCTCCGACTGCTCCGACCGCGCCTGCCACCACACCGGCCCCGGCCGCCGAAGCGGCCGCCCCGGTCGTCGCGCAGCAGGGCGAGGGTGTGGTCAGTATCCAGTTCACCGCCAATTGCTGGACCCAGGTCACCGACGCCAACGGCAAGGTTCTGGTCAGCGGCCTGAAACGCACCGGAGACAAACTGGAAGTGGCCGGCCGGGCTCCGTTGGAAGTCCGTCTGGGCTATGCCCGTGGTGCCCAGCTGAGCTTCAACGGCCAGCCGGTTGATGTGTCGCCGTATGTCCGTGGCGAAACCGCCCGCCTGAAACTGGGGCAATAA
- the rlmN gene encoding 23S rRNA (adenine(2503)-C(2))-methyltransferase RlmN: MTESTGKVNLLGLTQPQLESFFESIGEKRFRAGQVMKWIHHFGVDDFDAMSNIGKALRDKLKASAEIRGPEVVSQDISSDGTRKWVVRVASGSCVETVYIPQGGRGTLCVSSQAGCALDCSFCSTGKQGFNSDLTAAEVIGQVWIANKSFGTIPAKIDRAITNVVMMGMGEPLLNFDNVVAAMNIMMDDLGYGISKRKVTLSTSGVAPMIDKLGEVIDVSLALSLHAPNDPLRNQLVPINKKYPLAVVLDSCRRYISRLGEKRVLTIEYTLLKDVNDQPEHAQQMIALLKDFPCKINLIPFNPFPHSGYERPSNNSIRRFQDLLHKAGHNVTVRTTRGEDIDAACGQLVGQVMDRTRRSERYIAVRQLNAEAEASQNATNRN; this comes from the coding sequence ATGACTGAATCGACCGGTAAAGTGAACCTGCTGGGCTTGACCCAGCCGCAACTGGAAAGCTTCTTCGAGTCCATCGGGGAGAAACGCTTCCGCGCCGGTCAGGTGATGAAGTGGATTCACCACTTCGGCGTCGATGATTTCGACGCCATGAGCAATATCGGCAAGGCCTTGCGCGACAAGCTCAAGGCCTCTGCCGAGATTCGCGGCCCGGAAGTGGTCAGCCAGGACATCTCCAGCGATGGCACCCGTAAATGGGTGGTCCGTGTGGCTTCCGGCAGCTGCGTCGAAACCGTGTACATCCCGCAAGGCGGCCGTGGCACCCTGTGTGTCTCGTCCCAGGCCGGTTGTGCCCTGGACTGCAGCTTCTGCTCCACGGGTAAACAGGGTTTCAACAGCGACCTCACCGCCGCCGAAGTGATCGGCCAGGTGTGGATCGCCAACAAGTCCTTCGGGACCATCCCCGCGAAGATCGACCGTGCCATCACCAACGTGGTGATGATGGGCATGGGCGAACCGCTGCTGAATTTCGACAACGTGGTCGCCGCCATGAACATCATGATGGACGACCTCGGCTATGGCATCTCCAAGCGCAAGGTGACCCTGTCCACCTCCGGCGTGGCGCCGATGATCGACAAGCTGGGCGAGGTGATCGACGTTTCCCTCGCGCTGTCGCTGCACGCGCCCAACGACCCGCTGCGCAATCAACTGGTGCCGATCAACAAAAAGTACCCCCTGGCCGTGGTGCTCGACTCCTGCCGTCGCTATATCTCCCGCCTCGGCGAGAAGCGCGTGCTGACCATCGAGTACACCCTGCTCAAGGATGTCAACGACCAGCCCGAACACGCTCAACAGATGATCGCGCTGCTCAAGGACTTCCCCTGCAAGATCAACCTGATCCCGTTCAACCCCTTCCCGCATTCCGGTTATGAGCGGCCGAGCAACAATTCGATCCGCCGCTTCCAGGACCTGTTGCACAAGGCCGGGCACAATGTCACCGTCCGCACCACCCGCGGCGAGGACATCGATGCCGCTTGCGGCCAGCTGGTCGGCCAGGTCATGGACCGTACCCGCCGCAGCGAACGTTATATCGCCGTGCGCCAGCTGAACGCGGAAGCGGAGGCGTCGCAGAACGCCACGAACCGGAACTGA
- the ndk gene encoding nucleoside-diphosphate kinase: MSVERTLSIIKPDAVAKSVVGEIVTRFEKAGLRVVAAKMVQLSEREAGGFYAEHKERPFFKDLVSFMTSGPVVVQVLEGEGAIAKNRELMGATDPKKADAGTIRADFAVSIDENAVHGSDSEASAAREISYFFAATEVCARIR, from the coding sequence ATGTCTGTTGAACGCACTCTCTCCATCATCAAGCCGGACGCCGTTGCCAAGAGCGTAGTTGGTGAGATCGTCACCCGCTTCGAAAAAGCCGGTCTGCGCGTTGTTGCCGCCAAGATGGTGCAACTGTCCGAGCGCGAAGCCGGTGGCTTCTACGCCGAGCACAAAGAGCGTCCCTTCTTCAAGGACCTGGTTTCCTTCATGACCTCCGGCCCGGTCGTTGTTCAGGTCCTGGAAGGCGAAGGCGCCATCGCCAAGAACCGTGAGCTGATGGGCGCTACCGACCCGAAGAAAGCCGACGCCGGCACCATCCGCGCTGACTTCGCCGTCTCCATCGACGAAAACGCCGTACACGGTTCCGACTCCGAGGCTTCCGCCGCTCGCGAGATCTCGTACTTCTTCGCCGCCACCGAGGTGTGCGCTCGCATTCGCTAA
- the pilW gene encoding type IV pilus biogenesis/stability protein PilW — translation MTLRAALLLVSTVLLAACVSTGQVDPMKTDKGRDEARDAYIALGIGYLKQGATERAKVPLKKALELDPSNADANAALALVFQTEMEPQLADEHFRKALSARNDSRILNNYGGFLYEQGRYKDAYERFQQAADDTLYPERSRVFESLGLTALKMNDPALAKQHFDKALRLNRDQPLALLEMAQLSYDEKQYVPARDYYDRYTQIAPQNARSLLLGARLSTIFEDRDQAASLGLQLKRLYPGTPEYQHYLSEQ, via the coding sequence ATGACCCTGCGCGCCGCGCTGCTCCTCGTTTCCACCGTATTGCTCGCGGCTTGCGTGTCGACCGGCCAGGTCGACCCGATGAAAACCGACAAGGGCCGTGATGAGGCGCGTGACGCCTATATCGCCCTGGGCATCGGCTATCTCAAGCAGGGCGCCACCGAGCGCGCCAAGGTGCCGCTGAAGAAAGCCCTCGAACTGGATCCGTCCAACGCCGACGCCAACGCGGCGCTGGCCCTGGTGTTCCAGACCGAGATGGAACCCCAGTTGGCCGACGAGCATTTCCGCAAGGCCCTGTCCGCCCGCAACGACTCGCGCATCCTCAACAACTATGGCGGCTTCCTGTACGAACAAGGCCGCTACAAGGATGCCTACGAGCGCTTCCAGCAGGCCGCCGACGACACGCTCTACCCTGAGCGTTCCCGTGTGTTCGAGAGCCTCGGTCTGACCGCCCTGAAGATGAACGACCCGGCCCTGGCCAAACAGCATTTCGACAAGGCGCTGCGGCTGAACCGCGACCAGCCTCTGGCGTTGCTGGAAATGGCCCAGCTGTCCTACGACGAAAAACAGTACGTGCCGGCTCGCGACTACTACGATCGCTACACCCAGATAGCCCCGCAGAATGCCCGCAGCCTGCTGCTCGGTGCGCGTCTGTCGACCATATTTGAAGACCGCGACCAGGCCGCCAGCCTCGGTCTGCAACTCAAGCGACTTTATCCCGGCACGCCGGAATATCAGCATTACCTGTCGGAGCAATGA
- the hscA gene encoding Fe-S protein assembly chaperone HscA, translating to MALLQIAEPGLTPQPHQRRLAVGIDLGTTNSLVAAVRSGVAEPLPDAEGQVILPSAVRYHADRVEVGRGAKQAASSDPLNTIISVKRFMGRGLEDVKQLGEQLPYRFVGGQSHMPFIETVQGAKSPVEVSADILKALRQRAEQTLGGELVGAVITVPAYFDEAQRQATKDAARIAGLNVLRLLNEPTAAAVAYGLDKQAEGVVAIYDLGGGTFDISILRLSRGVFEVMATGGDSALGGDDFDHAIAGWMVQQAGLSADLDPGAQRSLLRAACDAKEALTEADSVELAYGEWRGVLTRELFDSLIEPMVSRSLKACRRAVRDAGIELEEVEAVVMVGGSTRVPRVREAVAEMFGRQPLTDIDPDQVVAIGAAVQADTLAGNKRGEELLLLDVIPLSLGLETMGGLMEKVIPRNTTIPVARAQDFTTYKDGQTAMMIHVLQGERELIKDCRSLARFELRGIPPMVAGAAKIRVTFQVDADGLLGVSARELASGVESSIQVKPSYGLTDGEISRMLQDSFQYAGDDKNARALREQQVDAERLLEAVQAALDADGERLLDETELAAILDSMQSLRELIVGSDVVAIETQIKRLSQVTDAFAARRMDAAVKAALSGRRLNEIED from the coding sequence ATGGCCTTACTGCAGATCGCCGAACCCGGGTTGACCCCCCAGCCGCACCAGCGCCGCCTGGCGGTGGGCATCGACCTGGGTACCACCAATTCGCTGGTCGCTGCCGTGCGCAGCGGCGTCGCCGAGCCCCTGCCCGATGCCGAAGGTCAGGTCATCCTGCCTTCCGCCGTCCGCTATCACGCTGATCGCGTCGAGGTCGGTCGTGGTGCCAAGCAGGCCGCTTCCAGCGATCCGCTGAACACCATCATTTCCGTCAAGCGCTTCATGGGCCGTGGCCTGGAAGACGTCAAGCAGTTGGGCGAGCAGTTGCCCTACCGCTTCGTCGGCGGTCAGTCGCACATGCCGTTCATCGAGACCGTGCAGGGCGCCAAGAGCCCGGTGGAAGTGTCGGCGGACATCCTCAAGGCCCTGCGCCAGCGCGCAGAGCAGACCCTGGGCGGTGAGTTGGTGGGGGCGGTGATCACCGTGCCGGCCTACTTCGACGAAGCCCAGCGCCAGGCCACCAAGGATGCCGCGCGCATCGCCGGCCTCAATGTGCTGCGCCTGCTCAACGAACCTACCGCCGCTGCGGTGGCCTATGGCCTGGACAAGCAGGCCGAAGGCGTCGTGGCGATCTACGACCTGGGCGGCGGCACCTTCGATATTTCCATCCTGCGCCTGAGTCGCGGTGTCTTCGAGGTCATGGCCACCGGTGGCGACAGTGCCTTGGGCGGCGACGATTTCGACCATGCCATCGCCGGCTGGATGGTTCAGCAGGCCGGCCTTTCCGCCGACCTCGATCCGGGCGCCCAGCGCAGCTTGCTGCGCGCCGCCTGCGATGCCAAGGAAGCCCTGACCGAAGCCGACAGCGTCGAACTCGCCTACGGCGAATGGCGCGGTGTACTGACCCGCGAGCTGTTCGATTCGCTGATCGAGCCCATGGTGTCCCGCAGCCTCAAGGCCTGCCGCCGTGCCGTGCGCGATGCCGGCATCGAGCTGGAAGAGGTAGAGGCCGTGGTCATGGTCGGCGGCTCCACCCGTGTGCCCCGTGTGCGCGAGGCGGTGGCCGAGATGTTCGGTCGCCAGCCCCTTACCGATATCGATCCGGACCAGGTAGTGGCCATTGGCGCCGCGGTGCAAGCCGATACCCTGGCCGGCAACAAGCGCGGCGAAGAGCTGCTGCTGCTGGACGTGATCCCCTTGTCGCTCGGCCTGGAAACCATGGGCGGGCTGATGGAAAAGGTGATCCCGCGCAACACCACCATCCCGGTGGCTCGCGCCCAGGACTTCACCACCTACAAGGATGGCCAGACGGCCATGATGATCCATGTGCTCCAGGGTGAGCGCGAGCTGATCAAGGACTGCCGTTCCCTGGCGCGCTTCGAGCTGCGCGGCATTCCGCCCATGGTGGCGGGTGCGGCGAAGATTCGCGTGACCTTCCAGGTGGACGCCGATGGGCTGCTGGGTGTGAGCGCCCGCGAGCTGGCCTCGGGCGTCGAGTCGAGCATTCAGGTCAAGCCGTCCTACGGCCTGACCGATGGCGAGATCTCGCGCATGCTGCAGGATTCCTTCCAGTACGCCGGCGACGACAAGAATGCCCGTGCCTTGCGCGAGCAGCAGGTCGACGCCGAGCGTCTGCTCGAGGCGGTCCAGGCCGCGCTGGATGCCGATGGCGAGCGTCTGCTGGACGAAACCGAACTCGCGGCGATCCTGGATAGCATGCAAAGCCTTCGCGAGCTGATCGTCGGCAGTGATGTCGTCGCCATCGAAACCCAGATCAAGCGCCTGTCCCAGGTGACCGATGCCTTCGCCGCCCGTCGTATGGACGCCGCCGTCAAGGCCGCGCTGTCCGGTCGCCGACTCAACGAAATCGAGGATTGA
- the fdx gene encoding ISC system 2Fe-2S type ferredoxin produces the protein MPQIIFLPHAEHCPEGAVIEAQPGESVLNAALRNGIDIEHACEKSCACTTCHIVVREGFDSMEASDELEDDMLDKAWGLEPQSRLSCQAVVADEDLVVEIPKYTINQVSEGH, from the coding sequence ATGCCGCAGATCATCTTCCTGCCCCACGCCGAGCATTGCCCCGAGGGTGCCGTGATCGAGGCGCAGCCGGGCGAAAGCGTCCTGAACGCCGCCCTGCGCAACGGCATCGACATCGAGCACGCCTGCGAGAAGTCCTGCGCCTGCACCACCTGCCACATCGTGGTGCGCGAAGGGTTCGACTCCATGGAAGCTTCCGACGAACTGGAAGACGACATGCTCGACAAGGCCTGGGGCCTGGAGCCTCAGTCTCGCCTTTCCTGCCAGGCTGTAGTCGCCGATGAAGATCTGGTGGTGGAAATTCCGAAATACACCATCAACCAGGTCTCCGAGGGTCACTGA
- the hisS gene encoding histidine--tRNA ligase — protein MSKTLQAIRGMNDILPEQTPAWRYLESTLAELLDGYGYKEIRLPILEFTELFARGIGEGTDVVDKEMYTFLDRNEESLTLRPEGTAGCVRAMLEHGLTGGGQVQKLWYAGPMFRYEKPQKGRYRQFHQIGVEVFNLPGPDVDAELIALTWRLWNKLGLADAVTLQLNTLGSSEARARYRDALVAYLQERFDLLDEDSQRRLTTNPLRILDSKDGGTQALLVDAPTLHDYLDEESLAHFEGLKARLDALGIRYEINQKLVRGLDYYNRTVIEWVTDKLGSQGTVCAGGRYDGLVGQFGGKPTPGVGFAMGVERLVLLLETLGLVPEELNSPADIFICAFGEAAELAALRISEQLRDALPGLRLLVNAGAGSFKSQFKKADKSGARYALILGDDEVAKRVVGCKPLRDDSEQQSIAWDALAEHLAACLKQA, from the coding sequence GTGAGCAAGACCCTGCAAGCCATTCGTGGCATGAACGACATCCTGCCGGAGCAGACGCCCGCCTGGCGCTACCTGGAAAGCACCCTGGCCGAACTGCTGGATGGCTACGGCTACAAGGAAATCCGCCTGCCGATCCTCGAGTTCACCGAATTGTTCGCCCGCGGCATCGGCGAAGGTACCGACGTGGTCGACAAGGAGATGTACACCTTCCTCGACCGCAACGAAGAGTCCCTGACCCTGCGTCCCGAAGGTACCGCCGGCTGCGTGCGCGCCATGCTCGAACATGGCCTGACCGGTGGCGGCCAAGTGCAGAAGCTCTGGTATGCCGGCCCGATGTTCCGCTACGAGAAGCCGCAGAAGGGTCGCTACCGCCAGTTCCACCAGATAGGCGTGGAAGTCTTCAACCTGCCCGGCCCGGACGTCGACGCGGAGCTGATCGCGCTCACCTGGCGCCTGTGGAACAAGCTCGGCCTGGCCGACGCCGTGACCCTGCAGCTCAACACCCTGGGTTCCAGCGAGGCCCGTGCCCGCTACCGTGACGCCCTGGTGGCCTACCTGCAGGAGCGTTTCGACCTGCTGGACGAAGACAGCCAGCGTCGCCTGACCACCAACCCGCTGCGCATCCTCGACAGCAAGGACGGCGGCACCCAGGCCCTGCTGGTGGACGCCCCGACCCTGCACGACTACCTGGACGAAGAGTCCCTGGCCCACTTCGAGGGCCTCAAGGCGCGCCTGGACGCGCTGGGCATCCGTTACGAGATCAACCAGAAGCTGGTTCGCGGCCTGGATTACTACAACCGCACCGTGATCGAGTGGGTGACCGACAAGCTCGGCTCCCAGGGCACCGTCTGTGCCGGCGGCCGCTACGACGGCCTGGTCGGCCAGTTCGGCGGCAAGCCTACCCCGGGCGTGGGCTTCGCCATGGGCGTCGAGCGCCTGGTGCTGCTGCTGGAAACCCTTGGCCTGGTGCCGGAGGAGCTGAACAGCCCGGCCGATATCTTCATCTGCGCTTTCGGCGAAGCCGCCGAACTCGCGGCCCTGCGCATTTCCGAACAGCTGCGCGATGCCCTGCCGGGCCTGCGCCTGCTGGTCAACGCCGGTGCCGGCAGCTTCAAGAGCCAGTTCAAGAAGGCCGACAAGAGCGGTGCCCGCTACGCGTTGATCCTGGGGGACGACGAAGTGGCCAAGCGCGTGGTAGGTTGCAAGCCGCTTCGCGACGACAGTGAACAACAAAGCATTGCCTGGGATGCTCTGGCCGAGCATCTCGCAGCCTGCCTGAAGCAGGCTTGA
- the ispG gene encoding flavodoxin-dependent (E)-4-hydroxy-3-methylbut-2-enyl-diphosphate synthase → MHCESPIKRRVSRKIWVGSVPVGGDAPIAVQSMTNTDTCDVAATVGQIQRLVDAGVDIVRISVPDMDAAEAFGRIKQQVQVPLVADIHFDYKIALRVAELGVDCLRINPGNIGREDRVRAVVDAARDKGIPIRIGVNAGSLEKDLQKKYGEPTPQALVESALRHVEHLDKLDFQDFKVSVKASDVFMAVEAYRLLAKQIVQPLHLGITEAGGLRSGTVKSAVGLGMLLADGIGDTIRISLAADPVEEVKVGFDILKSLHLRSRGINFIACPSCSRQNFDVVKTMNELEGRLEDLLVPMDVAVIGCVVNGPGEAKEAHIGLTGGSPNNLVYIDGKPAQKLNNDNLVDELERLIREKAAAKAEADAALIVRS, encoded by the coding sequence ATGCATTGCGAATCCCCGATCAAACGCCGCGTCTCGCGGAAAATCTGGGTCGGCTCCGTGCCGGTGGGTGGCGATGCGCCCATCGCCGTGCAGAGCATGACCAACACCGACACCTGCGACGTTGCCGCCACCGTTGGCCAGATCCAGCGCCTGGTGGATGCCGGCGTCGACATCGTGCGCATTTCCGTACCGGACATGGATGCCGCCGAAGCGTTCGGCCGCATCAAGCAACAGGTCCAGGTGCCGCTGGTAGCGGACATCCACTTCGACTACAAGATCGCCCTGCGCGTTGCCGAACTGGGCGTCGATTGCCTGCGCATCAACCCGGGCAACATCGGCCGGGAAGACCGGGTCAGGGCCGTGGTCGACGCCGCCCGTGACAAGGGCATCCCGATCCGCATTGGCGTCAACGCCGGTTCGCTCGAAAAGGACCTGCAGAAGAAGTACGGCGAGCCGACCCCGCAGGCCCTGGTGGAATCCGCCCTGCGTCACGTCGAGCACCTCGACAAGCTGGACTTCCAGGACTTCAAGGTCAGCGTGAAGGCCTCCGACGTGTTCATGGCCGTCGAAGCCTATCGCCTGCTGGCCAAACAGATCGTGCAGCCCCTGCACCTGGGCATCACCGAGGCCGGCGGCCTGCGTTCCGGCACCGTCAAGTCGGCGGTGGGCCTGGGCATGCTGCTCGCCGACGGCATCGGCGACACCATCCGCATCTCCCTGGCGGCGGACCCGGTGGAAGAGGTCAAGGTCGGTTTCGACATCCTCAAGTCCCTGCACCTGCGCTCCCGTGGCATCAACTTCATCGCCTGCCCGAGCTGCTCGCGGCAGAACTTCGATGTGGTCAAGACCATGAACGAGCTGGAAGGCCGCCTCGAAGACCTGCTCGTACCGATGGACGTGGCCGTGATCGGCTGCGTGGTCAACGGTCCGGGCGAAGCCAAGGAAGCGCATATCGGCCTCACCGGCGGTAGCCCGAACAACCTGGTCTACATCGACGGTAAGCCGGCGCAGAAGCTGAACAACGACAACCTGGTGGACGAGCTGGAACGGCTCATCCGCGAGAAGGCGGCCGCCAAGGCCGAAGCTGACGCGGCGTTGATCGTCCGTAGCTGA